The Phycisphaeraceae bacterium genome window below encodes:
- a CDS encoding NAD-dependent epimerase/dehydratase family protein produces the protein MAHDAPTTTPATLIIGCGYLGRRLAERLIASGQPVYGTTRGESRARELARLGVRPLMLDVTQKLTLTALKPAIDEPAINVAYMVPPGRPRTHPGPEVTVREGIANTVRALKGATVRRAVLVSSTAVYGGASGERVDADTSARPAHTRGQLLLDGENSWLAGGDAFRVLRLAGIYGCGRVVGLEAVKNQSPLIGDPEALLNLIHVEDAVSLLDAMLNTSCGRIEVGADGHPPARQAYYSDLAARLGVDPPRVMTEAEAQAELGIDPASLRRAGSKFVDPGPTIQRTGWRPRFIDHRIGLDDALSDPAEG, from the coding sequence ATGGCTCACGACGCGCCCACGACAACACCCGCCACGCTCATCATCGGCTGCGGCTACCTCGGCCGCCGTCTCGCCGAGCGTTTGATTGCCAGCGGGCAGCCGGTCTACGGCACCACCCGTGGAGAGAGCCGTGCTCGTGAACTGGCGAGACTGGGCGTGCGCCCGCTCATGCTCGATGTCACGCAGAAGCTCACGTTGACGGCGTTGAAACCCGCGATCGACGAGCCCGCCATTAATGTCGCCTACATGGTTCCTCCGGGCCGGCCGCGAACGCATCCGGGGCCTGAGGTGACGGTGCGAGAAGGGATCGCCAACACGGTGCGGGCACTCAAAGGGGCAACGGTGCGGCGTGCGGTGCTGGTGTCATCCACAGCGGTCTATGGCGGGGCGTCGGGTGAACGTGTTGACGCTGACACGTCCGCGCGACCGGCTCACACTCGCGGGCAACTACTGCTCGATGGCGAAAACTCATGGCTCGCTGGCGGCGATGCGTTTCGCGTGCTCCGGCTGGCGGGGATCTACGGCTGCGGTCGTGTCGTCGGATTGGAGGCGGTGAAGAATCAATCGCCGCTCATCGGTGATCCTGAGGCGCTACTCAATCTCATTCATGTCGAGGATGCCGTCTCGCTGCTTGACGCCATGCTCAACACGTCCTGTGGCCGGATTGAGGTCGGTGCCGATGGCCACCCCCCTGCTCGCCAGGCGTACTACAGCGACCTCGCCGCACGGCTTGGTGTCGACCCGCCTCGGGTGATGACCGAAGCCGAGGCGCAGGCCGAGCTGGGCATTGACCCCGCTTCACTCCGTCGCGCCGGATCGAAGTTTGTCGATCCTGGACCGACCATTCAGCGCACCGGTTGGCGGCCGCGTTTCATCGATCACCGCATCGGGCTTGATGATGCCCTAAGCGACCCCGCCGAAGGCTGA
- the fliD gene encoding flagellar filament capping protein FliD, which produces MGQITSGVGLISGIDTASLIDQLISIQTGPRRQVEQRNAILQAQSVAFQDINAKLLSFKSSASELSRSTVFRSTNASSSNESVATATSTVSATPGSYTFTVSRLVRSQQTISKGFKDADVTPLAGGTISFDRNESRLTANTRLSVLNGGEGITRGILTLTDQSGRTADIDLSSAVSLEDVIKAINTNTGVSVRASIADDGLKLSDISGGSGTLTVIESETAASLGLSVSGGVDNSNASSANGTLVSARLNFLGRDSLLTSLNDGNGVRVDNGGSDLKITDRNGTNYNVVLEEAGNLGDVIDAISAATGGNVTAKISDGGVRDGASLTLVDNTGGVGNLVVANGAGSQAATDLGLVANVASDEVTGERLLAELGSKLVKNLRGGQGLNLTDSIQVTNAAGSSVSFDLSGADSISDLVDQFNTATSGLGVTAAVNSAGNGLTITDASGGAGSLEITDLAAGELASQLGIDGTHISKTVNGGNLQLKYISEATRLDKLNVTRGQFTVTDSLGSSAVVDLTQGNEQTLADVILEINSKGLSLNARINDNGDGILLEDTRATGVAAVQAITVEERGSSTAANLGLLGEADDPGADFNGSFETSISFSSQSLTLSTDVETLNDGDGLGSVTGQNDIKITLKDGTEIELDYDDVDASFDGDGGSVSLQDVIEFIEAGVEAVTGSRSLTIAVNDAETGLIATDNTGGGAALRIEAINESTFAEDLGLVGSTDPALNEINGSVIVDVTTLQDLATRINDAGGPAIATVINDGNPAGGFRLNLTARNAGEAGAFVFDDGGLGFKTQTLTQAQDAAVFLGDSKDVLITSSTNSLNSLIPGASISLTGTSSNPVTININEDTSAISTTIGSFVESFNSVIETIDQYDAFDTETEERGLLLGDSTVSQIRSRLFNSVTGANGELTGSFRALSQVGIRIGSGGVLSFDQERFDNALEQDRSSVINLFTQRRTVENEEDDTTTVVPVGVMAEIDDLLANLTNAFDGTIQLRTTLIGDQIESNRNRIVDLNEGLDRQRARLEAQFFAMEQALAQLQSQSSSLSQIQSIGPLNLT; this is translated from the coding sequence ATGGGACAGATTACATCAGGGGTCGGTCTGATCAGCGGAATCGATACCGCCAGCCTGATCGATCAGTTGATCAGCATCCAGACCGGTCCGCGCCGGCAGGTCGAGCAGCGCAACGCCATCCTCCAGGCCCAGTCTGTCGCTTTTCAGGACATCAACGCCAAGCTGCTGTCCTTTAAGTCCAGTGCCTCTGAGCTATCACGCTCGACGGTCTTCAGGAGCACCAACGCCTCATCCAGTAACGAAAGCGTCGCCACAGCGACCAGCACGGTCAGTGCGACGCCCGGCTCCTACACCTTCACGGTCTCACGGCTGGTGCGCTCGCAGCAGACGATCTCCAAGGGGTTCAAGGACGCCGACGTGACCCCGTTGGCAGGCGGGACCATCAGCTTCGACCGCAACGAATCCCGATTGACCGCCAACACACGACTCAGCGTCCTCAATGGCGGAGAGGGAATCACCCGCGGGATCCTGACACTGACGGATCAGTCCGGCAGGACAGCGGACATTGACCTGTCCTCCGCAGTCAGCCTTGAAGACGTCATCAAGGCCATCAACACCAACACAGGCGTGAGCGTCCGGGCCTCGATTGCCGACGACGGTCTGAAGCTGTCCGACATCAGCGGGGGCAGCGGGACGCTGACGGTGATCGAATCCGAGACCGCAGCGAGCCTCGGACTCTCCGTCAGCGGCGGGGTGGACAACAGCAACGCATCATCCGCCAACGGCACCCTTGTCTCCGCTCGGCTCAACTTCCTGGGCCGTGATTCGCTACTCACCAGCCTCAACGATGGCAACGGCGTGCGCGTGGACAACGGCGGCTCGGACCTCAAGATCACCGACCGCAACGGCACGAACTACAACGTCGTGCTCGAAGAGGCTGGCAACCTCGGCGACGTGATCGATGCGATCTCTGCGGCCACCGGCGGGAACGTCACCGCGAAGATCTCCGATGGCGGGGTCCGCGATGGAGCCAGTCTCACCCTCGTCGATAACACCGGCGGGGTGGGCAATCTGGTCGTCGCCAACGGCGCGGGGAGCCAGGCCGCGACCGATCTTGGGTTGGTGGCCAATGTGGCATCGGACGAGGTCACCGGCGAACGCCTCCTCGCCGAGCTGGGTTCCAAGCTGGTCAAAAATCTCCGTGGCGGGCAAGGGTTGAACCTCACTGACTCGATCCAGGTGACCAACGCCGCGGGCTCCAGCGTGAGCTTTGACCTCAGCGGGGCCGATTCGATCAGCGATCTGGTGGATCAGTTCAACACCGCGACCTCGGGGCTAGGTGTCACGGCGGCGGTCAACTCGGCGGGCAACGGCCTGACGATCACCGACGCTTCGGGCGGTGCCGGGAGTCTTGAGATCACCGATCTGGCCGCGGGCGAGCTGGCCAGCCAGTTGGGCATCGACGGCACGCACATCAGCAAGACGGTCAACGGCGGGAACCTTCAACTCAAGTACATCTCCGAGGCGACCCGGCTCGACAAGCTCAACGTGACCCGCGGGCAGTTCACCGTCACCGACAGTCTTGGTAGTTCGGCGGTCGTCGATCTGACCCAGGGCAACGAGCAGACGCTTGCCGACGTGATCCTTGAGATCAACTCCAAGGGGCTGAGCCTCAACGCGCGCATCAACGACAACGGCGACGGCATCCTTCTTGAGGACACCAGGGCCACGGGGGTTGCTGCGGTGCAGGCGATCACCGTCGAGGAGCGAGGGTCGAGTACCGCGGCAAACCTTGGCTTACTCGGCGAAGCGGATGACCCTGGCGCGGACTTCAACGGCTCGTTCGAGACCTCGATCAGCTTTTCGAGTCAGTCGCTGACGCTCTCTACCGATGTCGAGACCCTCAACGATGGCGACGGCTTGGGGAGTGTGACCGGCCAGAACGACATCAAGATCACGCTCAAGGACGGCACGGAGATCGAGCTGGACTACGACGATGTAGACGCGAGCTTCGATGGCGACGGCGGCTCGGTCAGCCTGCAGGACGTGATCGAGTTCATCGAGGCGGGTGTCGAGGCCGTGACCGGCAGCCGCAGCCTGACGATTGCCGTGAATGATGCGGAGACCGGCCTGATCGCGACGGACAACACCGGCGGGGGGGCGGCCCTGCGGATCGAGGCCATCAATGAATCGACCTTCGCTGAGGACCTTGGCCTTGTTGGATCGACCGACCCAGCGCTCAACGAGATCAACGGTTCGGTGATTGTGGATGTGACGACGCTTCAGGACCTGGCCACGCGGATCAACGATGCGGGAGGCCCGGCGATCGCGACGGTGATCAACGACGGCAATCCGGCGGGCGGGTTCCGGCTCAATCTGACGGCCCGCAACGCTGGAGAGGCCGGTGCTTTTGTATTCGACGACGGCGGGCTTGGTTTTAAGACCCAGACGCTGACTCAGGCTCAGGACGCGGCGGTGTTTCTGGGTGACTCGAAGGATGTGCTGATTACGTCGAGCACCAACTCGCTCAACAGCCTGATCCCGGGCGCGAGCATCTCGCTGACGGGCACCAGCAGCAATCCGGTCACGATCAACATCAACGAGGACACCAGCGCGATCAGCACGACGATTGGGTCGTTTGTTGAGAGTTTCAACTCGGTGATCGAGACCATCGATCAGTACGACGCGTTCGACACCGAGACCGAGGAACGCGGGCTGCTCCTCGGCGACTCGACGGTATCTCAGATCCGCAGCCGTCTGTTTAACTCGGTCACCGGAGCGAACGGCGAGTTGACCGGCTCCTTCCGGGCGCTGTCGCAGGTGGGGATTCGTATTGGCTCGGGCGGGGTCTTGTCGTTTGACCAGGAACGATTCGACAACGCACTGGAGCAGGACCGAAGCTCGGTGATCAACCTGTTCACTCAGCGGCGAACCGTTGAGAACGAGGAGGATGACACCACCACCGTCGTGCCGGTGGGTGTGATGGCGGAGATCGACGACCTGCTGGCCAACCTGACCAACGCGTTTGATGGCACCATCCAGCTCCGGACGACGCTCATCGGTGACCAGATCGAGTCGAATCGCAATCGTATCGTGGACCTCAACGAGGGGCTGGATCGTCAGCGAGCCCGACTCGAGGCACAGTTTTTTGCGATGGAACAGGCGTTGGCTCAGCTCCAGTCGCAGAGCTCGTCGCTGTCACAGATCCAGTCGATCGGCCCGCTGAACCTGACCTAG
- a CDS encoding YceI family protein has protein sequence MLRNLMMVTTLAVMALTAPAWAQETYELDTAHTSIVFKVDHAGRSFTWGRFNDFNGSFTINRENPEQSRFGFTVQAESLDTNHDRRDGHLRSGDFFNVARYPEITLTSKTIEPIEDGLRVTADLTLLGETREVTFDLAEMAEGEARGNYYKGYDTELTIQRSDFGMEYGLGGIGDDVTLYVSFEGIRQ, from the coding sequence ATGCTTCGCAACCTGATGATGGTCACGACCCTCGCCGTGATGGCCCTGACCGCGCCTGCCTGGGCTCAGGAGACCTACGAACTGGACACAGCTCACACCTCGATCGTCTTTAAGGTCGATCACGCGGGCCGGAGCTTCACGTGGGGTCGGTTCAACGACTTCAACGGCAGCTTCACGATCAACCGCGAGAACCCCGAGCAGTCGCGCTTCGGCTTCACGGTGCAGGCCGAGAGCCTCGACACCAACCACGACCGCCGCGATGGCCACCTGCGCTCCGGCGACTTCTTCAACGTCGCCCGTTACCCCGAGATCACGCTCACGAGCAAGACGATCGAGCCCATCGAGGACGGTCTGCGTGTCACCGCTGACCTGACGCTCCTGGGCGAAACCCGTGAAGTGACCTTCGACCTCGCCGAGATGGCCGAGGGTGAGGCCCGTGGCAACTACTACAAGGGCTATGACACCGAGCTGACCATCCAGCGCTCCGACTTCGGCATGGAGTACGGCCTGGGCGGGATCGGCGACGACGTGACCCTCTATGTCAGCTTCGAGGGCATCCGCCAATAA
- a CDS encoding phosphoribosylanthranilate isomerase translates to MSVRTRIKICGIRQPDHARAAVAAGADAIGMVFVEGSPRRVTLEEARAVAAAVPAFVDLVGLFADHPAEETRRIAEATGIHTIQLHGHESPGILEQLRDHRVIKALPFTDDAFAQHGDWLHNPRVRAILWDTPPEADGAWGGTGKKLPWHHLAQLLDTAEAGGWPPAILAGGLNAENVGDAIATVHPYAVDVSSGVESSRGNKDILMIATFCRAVRAADATR, encoded by the coding sequence ATGAGCGTGCGGACCCGGATCAAGATCTGTGGGATTCGTCAGCCCGATCACGCCCGTGCGGCGGTTGCCGCAGGAGCCGACGCCATCGGGATGGTGTTCGTTGAAGGATCACCACGGCGTGTAACGCTCGAGGAGGCCCGTGCCGTCGCTGCGGCCGTCCCGGCGTTCGTCGATCTGGTGGGGCTGTTTGCCGACCACCCCGCTGAGGAGACCCGGAGGATCGCAGAGGCCACCGGCATCCACACGATTCAGCTTCACGGCCATGAGTCGCCGGGGATCCTCGAACAACTCCGGGACCACCGGGTCATCAAAGCCCTGCCCTTCACCGATGATGCCTTCGCCCAACACGGCGACTGGCTGCACAACCCCCGCGTTCGGGCCATCCTGTGGGATACCCCGCCCGAAGCTGATGGAGCGTGGGGCGGAACCGGGAAAAAACTGCCCTGGCATCACCTCGCGCAGCTCCTCGACACCGCCGAAGCCGGCGGATGGCCGCCGGCCATCCTCGCCGGCGGGCTCAACGCCGAGAACGTCGGTGACGCCATCGCCACCGTGCATCCCTACGCCGTGGACGTCTCCTCGGGCGTGGAGTCATCGCGTGGGAACAAAGACATCCTGATGATCGCCACTTTCTGCCGTGCAGTGCGCGCAGCGGATGCCACTCGCTAA
- the trpS gene encoding tryptophan--tRNA ligase, translated as MTDSTPMKRVLSGIQPSGQLHLGNYTGAIKQFIDLQADHEMFIFIASYHALTSVRDPEVLRANIRQVAIDYIAFGLDPELANVSLYRQQDVPEVTELAWLLGCVCPKHMMDKATSFKDKVARGLQASIGLYTYPVLQAADILSVDPDLVPVGKDQVQHCEITRDLAQKFNHHFCPEDQPVFRLPDYRIREAAAVLPGIDAQKMSKSYDNTIDPFMDEKPLRKRIMKILSDATPLEDPKDPEADTTFQVFRAIAGEDDPRTADLAARYRAGGLGYGHAKQELFELILESFSVARQRRTELMNDPGYIEQVLKDGAERARAKAREVLDRARSAVGL; from the coding sequence ATGACCGACTCGACTCCCATGAAACGCGTGCTCTCCGGCATCCAGCCCTCCGGCCAGTTGCACCTGGGCAACTACACCGGCGCGATCAAACAGTTCATCGACCTGCAGGCCGATCACGAGATGTTCATCTTCATCGCCTCCTACCACGCCCTGACTTCGGTGCGGGACCCCGAGGTGCTGCGCGCCAACATCCGCCAGGTGGCGATCGATTACATCGCCTTCGGGCTCGACCCCGAGCTGGCGAATGTGAGCCTCTACCGCCAGCAGGACGTGCCCGAGGTCACCGAACTCGCCTGGCTGCTCGGCTGCGTCTGCCCCAAGCACATGATGGACAAGGCGACCAGCTTCAAGGACAAGGTCGCCCGCGGGCTCCAGGCATCGATCGGCCTCTATACCTACCCGGTGCTCCAGGCCGCCGACATCCTGTCCGTCGATCCCGACCTCGTGCCGGTCGGCAAGGACCAGGTCCAGCACTGTGAGATCACCCGTGACCTCGCCCAGAAGTTCAACCACCACTTCTGCCCCGAGGATCAACCGGTCTTTCGGCTGCCGGATTACCGCATCCGTGAGGCGGCCGCCGTCCTACCGGGCATCGACGCCCAGAAGATGAGCAAGAGCTACGACAACACCATCGACCCGTTCATGGATGAAAAACCGCTCCGCAAGCGCATCATGAAGATACTGTCGGACGCCACGCCGCTCGAAGACCCCAAGGATCCCGAGGCCGACACCACGTTCCAGGTTTTCCGCGCGATCGCAGGCGAAGACGATCCGCGAACCGCCGACCTCGCTGCTCGCTACCGCGCTGGTGGGCTCGGCTACGGCCACGCCAAACAGGAACTGTTCGAGTTGATTCTCGAAAGCTTTAGCGTAGCGAGACAACGCCGAACTGAGTTGATGAACGACCCCGGCTACATCGAGCAGGTTCTCAAGGACGGTGCGGAACGGGCGCGAGCCAAGGCACGCGAAGTGCTCGACCGTGCACGGTCTGCCGTCGGTCTCTGA
- a CDS encoding DUF4328 domain-containing protein — MRTQVYADEYRSPKALGGWVVVTTIATYVTLLPATALDAIGRQQFPQTWDDLDVEYVSDQEALLATLMGFCWLLFLVAAIASIVFYFRWMYRAIKNSHALGVRGVAASPHGAWLWHLVPFANLVMPFRVMKQIALAAREDTGDIDHLSDPTPSRVAIWWAMVLLGGLCDGIASTMIDQNNAQAAMIFSAFSVVAGITSAVYLIGMVRDYSRMQDEKAEVVFAQMQQQKADEVNLPPNLGGGRYRGL, encoded by the coding sequence ATGAGAACACAGGTCTACGCCGACGAGTACCGATCGCCCAAAGCCCTTGGGGGATGGGTGGTCGTCACAACGATCGCCACCTATGTGACGCTGCTCCCCGCGACGGCGCTTGATGCCATCGGCAGGCAGCAGTTCCCGCAGACGTGGGATGATCTCGACGTCGAGTACGTCTCCGATCAGGAGGCCCTGTTGGCAACCCTGATGGGTTTCTGCTGGCTGCTCTTTCTCGTCGCGGCCATTGCCTCGATCGTGTTCTACTTCCGTTGGATGTACCGGGCGATCAAGAACAGCCACGCGCTGGGTGTCCGTGGCGTGGCGGCGAGCCCACACGGTGCCTGGCTCTGGCACCTGGTCCCGTTCGCCAACCTCGTGATGCCCTTCAGGGTGATGAAGCAGATCGCTCTGGCGGCGAGGGAGGACACCGGCGACATCGATCACCTCTCCGACCCGACCCCCAGCCGCGTCGCGATCTGGTGGGCGATGGTTCTGCTTGGCGGGCTCTGCGACGGCATTGCCAGCACCATGATCGATCAGAACAACGCGCAGGCGGCGATGATCTTCAGCGCGTTTTCTGTAGTGGCCGGGATCACGTCGGCGGTCTATCTCATCGGTATGGTCCGCGACTACTCGCGCATGCAGGACGAGAAAGCCGAGGTCGTCTTTGCTCAGATGCAGCAACAGAAAGCGGACGAGGTCAACCTCCCGCCGAATCTGGGGGGCGGGCGGTATCGGGGGTTGTGA
- the fliS gene encoding flagellar export chaperone FliS, with protein sequence MISKPKGPNPYLRTKVMTASKEELRLMLYDGCLRFCHQAKTGLEAKNFEQSYENLVKAQKIVLELSTSLNRDAAPEICDKLTALYNYIYKLLIDANMTRDAAKIEEAAKLVAYERETWQLLIEKSSGVDQQDGVTPQAQQTALDGLSKSA encoded by the coding sequence GTGATCAGTAAGCCCAAAGGACCCAACCCGTACCTCCGCACCAAGGTGATGACCGCCAGCAAGGAAGAGCTGCGGCTGATGCTCTACGACGGCTGCCTGCGGTTCTGCCATCAGGCCAAGACCGGTCTGGAGGCGAAGAACTTTGAGCAGAGCTACGAGAACCTGGTCAAGGCCCAGAAGATCGTCCTGGAGCTATCGACGAGCCTGAATCGGGATGCGGCTCCTGAGATCTGCGACAAGCTCACCGCGTTGTACAACTACATCTACAAGCTGCTGATCGACGCCAACATGACCCGCGATGCCGCTAAAATCGAAGAAGCTGCCAAGCTGGTCGCCTACGAGCGTGAGACCTGGCAACTGCTGATCGAAAAGAGCAGCGGGGTTGACCAGCAGGATGGCGTGACGCCTCAGGCGCAGCAGACCGCGCTCGACGGTCTCTCCAAGAGCGCCTAA
- a CDS encoding UvrD-helicase domain-containing protein, whose translation MHRTDLDPHTAGLDPLLDGLTEPQQEAVVHVDGPLLVLAGPGSGKTRVITRRIAHLIERVGIAPWNVLAITFTNKAAGEMRERVGQLLTERQSRAVTIATFHSLCARLLRINAERLDLPPGFSIYDTADQKRAMKEVLSDLEISTKNFPPASMLSAISTAKNDLIDAETFAREAQDFYRKTVARVYTKYTKVLKRNHALDFDDLLMRTVDLLEGVPEAAAELRERYQYILVDEYQDTNGAQFRIAELLAQGHKNLCVTGDPDQSIYGWRGANIQNILDFESHFPNALTVRLEQNYRSSAVILRVADALIRNNRARKHKALWTDNADGEPVTVSRCRDEHHEAKWVVDRFKELNEEGVAWGQMAIFYRMNSLSRVLEEAFRDAGIPYQIARGTAFYDRAEIKDALGYLQAIVNPADEVALLRIINTPTRGISDKTVKAIQATATRHDLGFIDLMHRPNDVAELGTRAVTSVEAFATSMKRWRAWTDPSQPDAADRPASLRDLVDQVLRESGLHKHYAEDKSDPDRERLANLAELVTFAQQFEEHFLLETVEELGQPTPHLGDRLLALLERVALVSDVDGVASDQGSVTMMTLHAAKGLEYPTVAIVGVEDGLLPHDRSQGSEREIEEERRLLFVGITRAMKRLFLTHAKYRASYGQSIATIPSRFLSELPREELIQVEPESAEIDDFLSAASARLQRRSAMMQESAYPEGSLVRHPQFGLGRVLDVAASGAHTKARVQFNTAGTKTLILQYARLELVES comes from the coding sequence ATGCATCGAACGGACCTCGATCCACACACCGCTGGCCTCGACCCTCTTCTCGACGGGCTCACCGAGCCCCAGCAGGAGGCGGTGGTTCACGTCGATGGCCCGCTGCTGGTCCTCGCCGGCCCCGGTTCGGGCAAGACCCGGGTGATCACCCGGCGGATCGCCCACTTGATCGAGCGCGTCGGCATCGCGCCCTGGAACGTGCTGGCCATCACGTTTACCAACAAAGCCGCCGGCGAGATGCGCGAGCGTGTCGGCCAGCTCCTGACCGAGCGTCAGTCTCGGGCGGTCACCATCGCCACGTTCCACAGCCTGTGCGCCCGGCTGCTGCGGATCAATGCGGAACGACTCGACCTGCCGCCCGGTTTTTCGATCTACGACACCGCCGATCAGAAACGCGCGATGAAAGAGGTGCTCTCCGACCTGGAGATCAGCACGAAGAACTTCCCGCCCGCCTCGATGCTCTCAGCGATCAGCACCGCCAAGAACGATCTGATCGACGCCGAGACCTTCGCCCGCGAGGCTCAGGATTTCTACCGCAAGACCGTCGCCCGGGTCTACACCAAGTACACCAAGGTCCTCAAGCGGAATCACGCCCTGGACTTTGATGACCTGCTGATGCGGACCGTCGACCTGCTCGAAGGCGTCCCCGAAGCCGCCGCGGAGCTGCGCGAACGCTACCAGTACATCTTGGTTGATGAGTATCAGGACACCAACGGGGCCCAGTTCCGCATCGCCGAGCTGCTGGCCCAGGGCCACAAGAACCTGTGCGTGACCGGCGACCCGGATCAGTCGATCTACGGCTGGCGCGGGGCCAACATCCAGAACATCCTCGATTTTGAGAGCCACTTCCCCAACGCGCTGACGGTTCGGCTCGAACAGAACTACCGGTCGAGCGCCGTGATCCTGCGTGTCGCCGACGCGCTGATCCGCAACAACCGGGCGCGCAAGCACAAGGCCCTGTGGACCGACAACGCCGACGGCGAACCGGTCACGGTCTCCCGCTGCCGGGATGAGCACCACGAGGCCAAGTGGGTCGTCGATCGGTTCAAAGAGCTCAACGAGGAGGGTGTCGCCTGGGGCCAGATGGCGATCTTCTACCGGATGAACAGCCTCAGCCGTGTGCTGGAAGAGGCGTTCCGAGACGCGGGCATCCCGTATCAGATCGCTCGCGGGACCGCGTTCTACGACCGCGCCGAGATCAAGGATGCGCTCGGTTATCTCCAGGCGATCGTCAATCCGGCGGACGAGGTCGCGTTGCTGCGGATCATCAACACGCCCACCCGGGGCATCAGCGACAAAACGGTCAAGGCCATTCAGGCCACAGCGACACGCCACGACCTGGGCTTCATCGACCTGATGCATCGCCCGAACGATGTCGCGGAACTCGGCACCCGCGCGGTGACGAGCGTCGAGGCGTTCGCCACCAGCATGAAACGCTGGCGTGCGTGGACCGATCCATCCCAACCGGACGCCGCCGACCGCCCGGCGAGCCTCCGTGACCTCGTCGATCAGGTCCTCCGGGAATCCGGGTTGCACAAGCACTACGCTGAAGACAAGTCGGACCCCGATCGCGAGCGTCTGGCCAACCTCGCCGAGCTGGTCACCTTCGCACAGCAGTTCGAGGAGCATTTCCTGCTGGAGACGGTTGAAGAACTCGGCCAACCAACGCCGCACCTTGGCGACCGGCTGCTTGCCCTGCTCGAACGGGTCGCGCTGGTCTCGGATGTGGATGGCGTGGCCTCGGATCAAGGCTCGGTCACGATGATGACCCTGCACGCGGCCAAGGGGCTGGAGTATCCGACAGTCGCGATCGTCGGCGTCGAGGATGGCCTGCTCCCGCACGACCGCTCGCAAGGCTCTGAGCGCGAGATCGAGGAAGAACGCCGCCTGCTGTTCGTCGGTATCACCCGTGCGATGAAACGACTCTTCCTGACTCATGCGAAATACCGAGCCAGTTATGGCCAGTCCATCGCGACGATCCCGTCGCGATTCCTCAGCGAGTTGCCGCGCGAAGAGCTGATCCAGGTCGAGCCCGAGTCAGCGGAGATCGATGACTTCCTCTCCGCGGCCAGCGCGCGACTCCAACGACGCTCCGCGATGATGCAGGAGAGCGCCTACCCGGAGGGTTCGCTCGTCCGCCACCCGCAGTTCGGCCTCGGACGTGTCCTCGATGTCGCGGCCTCGGGTGCCCACACCAAAGCCCGGGTCCAGTTCAACACCGCTGGCACGAAAACCCTGATCCTCCAATACGCCCGGCTGGAGCTGGTCGAGTCATGA
- a CDS encoding DUF4328 domain-containing protein, whose translation MVRSYTPEDYLPHGELSRWVAITTWLYIAMMLLNLMALLAASLILGDSAYTHEPGTQPESALSIGVALATQITDWITQIAYLFAGIVFLVWCHRIVTNLLALGDNSVRTSPTMAWVWWLIPIAWWFVPYLMIRRVVRASTPEADGVYSVEHTLADAVKWWILDLLQPVFYMIVFTVTMAYMLGNIASDPDSLMNRFVSYGFIMLLLQSGVILILEVLACLYCLRVIASISIRLQQQAERVLDWY comes from the coding sequence ATGGTGAGAAGCTACACCCCCGAAGACTATCTTCCTCACGGCGAACTCAGCCGCTGGGTGGCCATCACTACTTGGCTATACATTGCCATGATGCTGCTAAACCTCATGGCTCTGCTGGCTGCATCGCTTATTCTGGGAGACAGCGCCTACACCCATGAGCCTGGCACGCAGCCGGAGTCCGCATTGTCCATTGGGGTGGCTCTCGCCACGCAGATCACAGACTGGATCACGCAGATCGCTTACCTTTTCGCGGGCATTGTTTTTCTGGTCTGGTGTCACAGGATCGTCACTAACCTGCTCGCTCTTGGAGACAACTCAGTCCGTACTTCACCGACCATGGCCTGGGTCTGGTGGCTGATTCCGATCGCCTGGTGGTTCGTTCCATATCTGATGATTCGACGAGTGGTCAGGGCATCCACACCCGAAGCAGATGGTGTTTACAGTGTTGAGCACACACTTGCTGATGCTGTGAAGTGGTGGATACTTGATCTTCTTCAACCGGTGTTTTACATGATCGTCTTCACCGTCACGATGGCTTACATGCTTGGCAATATCGCGTCTGACCCGGATAGTCTTATGAACAGGTTTGTGAGTTATGGATTCATCATGCTGCTGCTTCAGTCAGGAGTCATTCTGATACTCGAAGTGCTTGCTTGTTTGTATTGCCTGAGAGTCATCGCAAGTATCTCGATAAGGCTTCAGCAGCAAGCAGAGCGGGTCCTGGATTGGTACTGA